The genome window GTCGGCCGGAACCTCACTCACTAGCGAGGTGGTGAACGGAAAGGGGCGATCGCTGGTTTCGTAGGCCTTGGCTGCGGGGCGCGGCGAGGGAATCTGCAGTTTGCCGGGGGCAGCAAGCGAGAACGTGGTCGAAACGACGGTCGCGCTATCGTTGCGCAGCGTGAGCTGCATCGAACTCGGCGACATGCCGGTTTCCTCGGCGTCCGCCAGGGACCCGCTGGTGCTGGCGGGTTGCCGCAGATCCAGGGGAATTGTCAGGCTGAGTCGCACATCCTTCGGCAAATCAATCGGATTGAACACGCGCTCCAGCCGATTCTCCGTCGCGGTCAGCGTCTCCTCAATCCGAAACAGTTGCCCTTGAAAGGGAATGTCGTACAACAAGGTCGCGACGCCCTTGCGAATTCGATACCCGCGAAACACGGCGGGCACGCGGTCGGCGGAGTTGCCTTGCCGCACGCGCCACGTCGGGTTCATCAAGAGGTCTTCGGCGTAGGCGTCGCCCTCGGTCTTGCCATCGCGCAATCCGCCCGCCCACACCTTGCGGAGTCGGCCCGTGGCGGCGTCGAACACGACGCTCATGGCTGGGGCAAGGGGCAATACGAGCGATCGCGCCCGACCATCCACCGTCGCGCGGATGACCGGCGGCGAGCCTTGAACTTGAGCCCAGGGAGTCAGTCCCGATGAAAGTACGAGGGCGGCCACCGAGAACATTAGGGATAATCTACCTTTGCCGACCGGCAGGAGTGAGTCGAAATTGCCTCTGTATCACAAATTTGATGCGCCTAATTCCGCAAACTTAACGGACATTGACCCGAAGGGGTTGGACATGGACAAGGCGGAGGTGCGGGAGCGCACCGAAAAGTTGGGCAAGGAACTCAACGAACTGCAGGACCTGATGTTCTATGCCGGGCAGCATTCGTTGCTCCTGGTTCTGCAAGGCATGGACACCGCCGGCAAGGATGGGGCGATCCGCCACATTTTCAGCATTCTGCACGGCCAGGCGGCCAGCGTCGCCAGCTTTAAGGTCCCGACGCCCGAAGAAATGGCGCACGACTTTTTGTGGCGTTGCCACAAGCAGACTCCCGGCCGAGGGGAGATGCGCATTTTCAACCGCAGCCACTACGAAGATGTTCTGGTCGTTCGCGTCCACGAGTTTGTGCCGAAGGAAGTCTGGTCGGCGAGGTACGAGCACATCAACAACTTTGAGCAAGTCGTCGCGACGGCCAACACGATGGTTGTCAAGGTGTTTCTGCACATCAGTAAGGAGGAGCAAGAAGAACGTCTGATCGCTCGCGAGCAAGAGACCGAAAAGGCGTGGAAACTCAGCGTCGGCGATTGGAAAGAGCGCGAGCGTTGGGACGATTATCAAGCCGCATATCAAGATGTTATTCGCAAGTGCAGCGCCGAGCAAGCGCCATGGTACGTGGTTCCCGCGAACAAGAAGTCGCAGCGCGACTTGGCGATCACTGAGATTCTGGTGAACACTCTTCGCCCGTTAGCGTCGGAGTGGAAGGAGAAGCTTGTCAAAATTGGCGTCGAAGCGAAGGAGGAACTGAGTGCATACCGCGCGAGTTTGCCGAAGTCTTAACGTATTCGCCGCGCTGGCGATTGCGGGGCTCGGTCACGCCCAAGCCACCTACAACGTGATGGTCGGCGGGCGCGTGGTTGGGCAAGGTAAGTACTTCATCAAGAAGCTGCCCGAAGGTGGTCTCGAAAACTACTTTAGTCTGTACTTTTCGACCGCCGAAGGGAAGTCGGAGTTTGCCGCGCGCGGAACATACAACAAGAATGGCCGACCCATAAGGGAGAACTATGTGCAGAAATCTCCGGCCGGCAAAAAAACCACATTGCTGAGTTACTCGGCGGGTTCGGTGAAGGCTGAAGTGGTGACCGACGGCCGTCGCATAACGAAGACAGTGAAGGTCCCCGAAGGGGCCAGTCTCAGCAGCCCGAGCGTGTTTTGGTTTGTGAAGGCCACACCACGCGCCGGATCGCAAGATCGCGGGTACGAATTCAATTCCGAGTCGCTGCGTTTCGACGACAGGCTTGTTTCCTACATTGGCAAAGAAACTCTCTTCGCGGGGAACCGCAAGATCGTCAGCCACAAAATCGCGAATGGCATGAAGACCTTTTGGCTGGATGAAAAGGGTCTACCGGTCAAGATTGACCTAGGAACGTTGCAACTCATCCGCCAATACTAAGCCGTGATCTAGAGCGGCGTAGCGCCAACCGCGGACGCTCACGGCGCAATCCAGCCCGTGACACGCCCACAAAAAGCGTTCGAGGATCAACGCGCCGATGTGTAGAGTTCGCTCGCGTCCGGGCTCAATTCCAGGAACCTGGGCGCGCTCGGCGTCCGTCATCGGCCCGAGCCAACCCGCCGCCTTGCTCACCTCTTCGTAGTCAAGAATCTGCCCATGCACGCGGTCCGGTTGCCAACTCGTGAGCTTTTCGCGAATGCTGACGAGATTGGTGCCGGTCGCCCCGAGCGTCACCACCGTGCCGCAGGTGTGCGGCCGATATTCCATGCCGATTTCGCGATCGATCGTCGCGCTCATCGCCATCATCGTGGGGCCGTCCGCCACGCCGCCGGGCGCGAATTCGTCGCGAATTCCAAGCGCCCCCACGGCAACCGACTTGCGCAACTCGACCTGCCCGCGAACCCGATCAATGGTGCAAATCTCGGTGCTATGGCCACCCGGATCAATGATCGTCACTCGCTCAGCGCTCGCGAAAAGCGGGTCATCCACCACGGCGAACAAGCCCAATTGAGCCTCGGCTTGGGCGGACACCACTTGCACCGGCGTGCCTTGCGCGGCGCAGCGAGCCAGAAACTCGGGTGTGTTGGTCGCGATTCGCGCGGCCATCGTCGCTCCGGCGATGCAAGGCGCG of Chthonomonas sp. contains these proteins:
- a CDS encoding polyphosphate kinase 2 family protein, translating into MDKAEVRERTEKLGKELNELQDLMFYAGQHSLLLVLQGMDTAGKDGAIRHIFSILHGQAASVASFKVPTPEEMAHDFLWRCHKQTPGRGEMRIFNRSHYEDVLVVRVHEFVPKEVWSARYEHINNFEQVVATANTMVVKVFLHISKEEQEERLIAREQETEKAWKLSVGDWKERERWDDYQAAYQDVIRKCSAEQAPWYVVPANKKSQRDLAITEILVNTLRPLASEWKEKLVKIGVEAKEELSAYRASLPKS